The genomic stretch TCTTGCGATGCTATCCTTTCAGAGAAACAGGGATTGTAAAGCTACAAATGCAAGGCGCCTGCAGTGGCTGTCCGAGTTCAGCAGTCACGTTGAAATCTGGCATAGAGAACATGCTCATGCATTATGTGCCAGAGGTAGCACTCGATGCTTTGTTTCCTGCTGTTTGAAACATCTTCTAGTGTTTGTATGTTCAGTGACAAGGCCTTCTATTTGCTAGCTAGAATGCTGGAAATTATTCAGGAAATTTCTCGCAATAGCAATGCATTTTATGACCAACTTGCCTAAACGAGTAACTTGTTCATTGTCAGTCGATATATGGTCATTGGCAGGCCTCACAAACTTCAATCTTCACACTTTTTTGGCAGGTGAAAGGAGTAGAGCAGGAGTTTGACGGTGATGAGGAATCTGAATTGGCTACCCAGACGGAATGAGTATAACCCTATCACATGTTCAGAGAAACCATGTTCCGCATGAAATGTCCGGGAGAATCTGAACCCTCTCCTGAAACCACAGATTAGATTATCACTGTATTTTGTGAGATAAATCAGGACTAGCCTGAGTTTTTGCGATGATTAGCTGGTTGTGATTTTGATCATATGTGTATGGAAGACGCAGACTGTAATACATGGTAGGGAGGCAGCAGTAGCCTAAACCAGCATATCTGCTGCACTGGGGCTGAATAAAGTGATGGTTGATTGATCTTTCCGTTTGGTTAACTCTGTATATGCCGAGCTTGTCTGACCAATAACAAAGGTGGCATAACAAGTGTTTACATGCTTATTATTTCTGCATAGGTTTTTCGTTCCTTTATTGTTATTTATGCTTTGCATTTGTATTTCTGCAAGCATGTTTGAGCTTTGCAAATAAAATCTGGAACTTCGTAGTCTCAAAAATGAGACCATGGGCACTAGCACCCAGGGCATATTCTTATAGAAGAAAAGCTAAATGAGCCACAAGTCTGCATCTGATGAGATTTGAACCCGGGTTGCGAGGTAGCCACCAACTCGAACTTGGCTGTATCAATGGAGGCAAAAACTGCAAATCTACAGTCCTTTTTCGCACTGACTGAAATGAAAGAAATGAACCAATTTTATTGAATTGATTTTTATTACACATGAAGGTGGGCAATGCTTTCTTTTGATCACCCATCCTTCTCAATTAACAGGGGAAACGAAACACATACGTTGAAATAAACAGAACATGGGCAGACATGAATCAGGGTAAAACTAAAACAAACGTGCCTAACCAATCACAATGAGCCTACCATGAATACATATACAGCCATTTGaccagctttcttccccttcggaGGAAATATTTCCTTCGCTTTTGGGTTCGAACGTGACACATGACACGGCCGAAGATCTTCGGCGCAGATGGATCCAAAACACAAAATCCAGCCTCCCCTCACATCAACATCATGATCCTGGAAGAGACATCCTTCCCCTGCTAACTCCATCCGTTAATCCATCCAGGAAAGCTGTATGACTGGTTTGGAATCGCTTGCTGGTCTGTTTTGCTGCAGTCATGTATGTACACCGAGTGCGGAGCAATAACAAGGGGAGCGTTAGGCATGCAATACTGTGGGTGAAGATGGGGATGACAAGGCCATAAGCAAAAATGCAGCCTCCTCCACTCCCATGGAGACCCTCCTTTTTTTCACCACTTGGAGATTGCTACTTTTGTTGGTGGTCGTTGTACTGCTGTCTTTGACTGCACTTGTTACCTCAGTGTTATCTTCtctttgttgttgtagttgctgctgctcctgttgTTGTTGGTCCTGTTGCTGCGGCTGCTGCTTGTTGTCGAGACCTAGCTCTTGCCTCCTCTTCTTCCTGTACCGGATCCCACACGCGTTGCAAAGCGTCTGCGTTTAAAGTGAAATATGTTTAATACACATCCATTATTTCGAGAAAAATTATATAGTCTGCCAAAGTGAAAAATGTTCAATACACAtccattttattttttatttttgagagAAATATAGTCTGCCAACAACAAAATGAAAGATTGCTGATTGGTGGATGCATGGCTTGGTGCCGTTACCAAGAACTAAAACCGTCATGGTGATAAGGATGCCCCTAAAGAATTAGACCCAACCAATAGAGAACACCCAGAGAAAAGCTGGGCCCTTTTTAAATATCTAATCCCACGCTTGCCACTTGGGAATATTGGAGGTTAGCACTGTTGCAAGGAACAGCTCACCTAACCTCCAAATGGAATCAAAACCAAGTGTAAACACTAACTCTGTTTTTTCCCCTAAGGTCTTTATCCAAAGCTCCAAACTCTGATTAGAACAATCATCACCATATCTTGTTAGATAAAATCACCACCATATCTTTgattcttcctctccctctcccaccgGATAACGCCTTCAGAAACGCTAATGATTTACACACACCATCTCTCTAGGAACAATTGAACCATATGATCAAGAAACGCTAGTTCTTGGCATGATCGCCGTATGAACCTCAAGAACTGTGGTGATCATCAGGCCATGATCAACATCGCCGATCACCTCCATCACAGGACACAGCACAAACAAAGGTAAGGGAAAGGggaaggagaggagaggagagaagcACAGAACTCACCCTCGGCCCGGTAGGTCCGCTGCGCCACATGGGAGTGGTGGTGGTGCGGCATTCAACGCAGCACATcctccctccctccgccgccgctgctgaaGCGACCCTGATCACCTGAGGAAGACGAGACAGAGAACCCAAACATACCATCAGCAGAGAACATGAAAGAAACTCATCTTCTTTTTTCAACCAGAGGCGATGGAGCTGAGAGACGAACCTTGTGGTGAGGCGAATCCATGATCGGGGCTGGATGGATCGCTGCTCTGCTCGGAGGTGTAGCCTGTCTGACGATCTTGGCCGCACTTGAGGGTATCGTGCTGGGTTTGCTCTGTTTCCTTTGAAGAAGCGTATGTGGGAGGGCAGGGAGTAGTTGGGGAGGGGTGAAGAGATAGCAACCAAGGCTGGGCTGCAACTTGGAAAGGTATTTGTACCCTTCTTGTTCTCCTTATCCGCTAAGCGTTGTATTAATGTGTGTGCTTAACTTTTCCTAAATGTTGGTAGTGATAAACGCGAAAAAGAGGCGGAAAGTTCCGACATTTCGCGTAAAATTTGAAACGGATGGTGGTAATAAGGATTACTGATCAATAGCATAAGAGCGGAATTGAATGGTAAATATTTTTGCCGGAAAtagatacatgttgtttgatgatGTGTAAATTTATTTTAATACTATGTGAAATATCACACACTAACTGAATGCTTATCTTGCTTGTTTGAGAAACGGAGCAATTGTGGTTCCTAAAATGTAAGGTCAATACATGCTTTCACGCTACACTTTTTGGGGACGGGATCCTCTAACTTTGAGGAGCAAAGTCAGGTAAGCTACAGTGGCCTGACTTTTCTTCTTCCAAATTGCATGATTAAGGGCAAAATGATTTAATTTATTCTACATAATGCAAATTTATGTTATGGATTTAGAGTAACTACATACTGACAAAATTATGATGTAATAAAATTTAGTTCAAACTTTTTACGTCTACAGTAATTATCTACAGTAATTGATTAGAGCATGTAATATGGTGATTAGGCTATAATACCCTAACTTTACAACGTTCTTTTCTCTGACTTTGCTCTTCAATGTTAGAGGAGCCGGTTCCCACTTTTTGTCCCCACTTTTCAGCGAAATTTGGTACGAATGTGTCTCGTGCTTATATTTTTTGTTCGTATCACGGTAAAATTCAGAGCAGAAAGCTCCATCGATTCCTTCCAAAGATCATAAACTTACAATCCTGCCAtgaattatgtcatatagtatcaTATCGAAGTGTCCATGTACATAGTGTATCAAATTTGGTTGGTTACTTTTACTCTTGGCCATGTGCTCCTTATCCCCTAAGTCTTAGATTATTGTGTGTGCTTACTTTTCCTAAATGTTTGTAGTAATAAGCAAGGAACCGGGCGGAGTTCCGTCATTTTGGGTAAATTTTGAAACAGATGGATGTAGTACTGATTATCGATATATATTATAAGAACGGAAGTaaatgttactccctccgttcctttctatagtgcctattgtattttggcacggaaattagcgcaagccatttttttgacacaaaacccTCTAGAGATCTTAGagacaaaataggaaactgaaatcAGATCTCAGAAAATAATACCGTTTCCATATCCGATCACGTCATGTACTCCCTCTCTCCCGCTATTCTTTCCATAATCAGATTGGTTTCCATATTTTCTGGCTGGGAATAGATTGGTTTCCACATTTCTGGACGGGAATATATtggtttccagattttctggacaGGAACAGATtcgtttccagattttctggacgggaacagatcggtggaaggggttctttgcaaaaaaatatagctttactcttatattctgaagcaaaagcgaaaaaacaataggcattatagaaaggaacggagggagtaatatttttGCCAGAAATGGATACATGTGGTttttgatgatgtatatggttggtTTAATAATATGTGATTACCACACACACTAAATGAATGCTTACCATTTTTTTTGTTCCAGAAACGAAAAAATCTTAGTTTCATAAAATACAAGGTCAATACATGTTTGTTGTGCCGCTCTCATtcccccccccccaacccccTCTAGTCTCGCTACAGTACTTGCGCTCATCCCCCTCCTCGCCAGGCCgctccttcctcatctccgccggaatagccggccggagatggagaggagaaggcGCCGGAGTATATACTACTAGTATTAGGTTTAGTCTTTGGTCCTTCGTGGCGTTTGGTGTTGATGCCGGGAGGGAGGTGCCAGATCTTGGCGGCCAGATCTGGTGCTGCCTCGTCCTCTTTCTCTGCTTcctggagctccggcggtcggagtTGGATGGGAGGTGGTGGAGGGAGACGGAAATCTCCATAAATAAGGCGGCTTTTAGCGGATTCGGCGAAGAGCGATGCGCAGGCACGCTTCTTCTTCCTGTTCGTCATGGTGACGAGTGGGAAGGGGAACTTCTGCATGCTGCCTCGTCCAGGCCACCGCCTCTGCAGCAGGGGAGCAGGTCTGCTTCTCGCCGGAGGTCTAccacggcgccgctgtcgccgtaCTCCTTGGCCGTAGGGCGGCCCCTCCAACCGGAGAGCCTCTGTGCTCTCGTCTCAGGAGCTCTTCAGCAGAGGACTCAAGCCGGCGGCTTCCACCGCCCTGCCTCTGCATCTAATGGTCGAAAGGCGACCCTCCTCATCCTCTACTTCCCAGAGATGAAGAAGTCCGAGGGGAAGATCTACCGCTCTCGCCACGACGCcagaccaagtggttcgtccccggcaccGGTGTCCGTTCTGTGgcggagcaactcgatggcgACTTCAACCAGCTGCGGTGCAGAGGTaggaggacccgattgcttttttttcTATTCTTTCTAGGGTCTGTTCTGTAAAAGCTAGGTCCTTATCCAGAATATCCCTGATCTTTAGGGGTTTTTTCTGCAAAATGTAATCACCGCTTCGTCAATATAAGCAGCTT from Lolium rigidum isolate FL_2022 chromosome 4, APGP_CSIRO_Lrig_0.1, whole genome shotgun sequence encodes the following:
- the LOC124708924 gene encoding GATA transcription factor 15-like, yielding MDSPHHKVIRVASAAAAEGGRMCCVECRTTTTPMWRSGPTGPRTLCNACGIRYRKKRRQELGLDNKQQPQQQDQQQQEQQQLQQQREDNTEVTSAVKDSSTTTTNKSSNLQVVKKRRVSMGVEEAAFLLMALSSPSSPTVLHA